The DNA region ATAACGACCTTGCTTAAGTTTAGGGTGCGTATTCGTGTAGTTGCACCAGATTTAACCCCAGTATTAAAAAAGCATTTTGAATCCGGATCTATCGTTTGGCGGCGCAGGGTAGTTAAGCCGCAGGATATTAAAAACGCTGATATTATTGTTGCGGCTACATCTGATCCAGTAGTTAACAAAAAAGTAAGCAGATGGGCTAAAAAAGAAAACATTTTGGTAAATGTCGTAGATGAACCTGAATTAAGTAGCTTTATTTCGCCGGCAATATTATCTGCATCAAGGGCTATTGTGGCCGTGTATACACATGGCAGGGATCCGGTATTGTCCCGGGATTTGAAGAATTTCTTGAAGGAGAATTGGAATGGATTTTTATCTTATAGGAGTAGATTACAGAAGCGCATCATTAGAGAAACGGGAAGAAGTTTATAAGAAGCGGCATCTTTTAGAGGCTTTCTTAAAGGACGGTTTTGGCGGCCGCGCTGCTGTCATTTTTACTTGCAATAGGATAGAAATTTATGGTGTTGCCGAAGGCCTTTCGCAGGCAGAGCAGGATGTTAAGAGGTTACATTTTTCTTACGGGAACTTTTTCGAAAATGGGTACAATAAGCTGGGCGAAAAAGAAGTTTTCTTACACGCTTTGCGCCTTGCTTCCGGCTTAGAATCACAATTGAAGGGAGAGGCCCAAATTTTGGATCAGCTTGAATCTTGGTGCTTGCAAGGGCCTCTTCCTTATGCTTTGCGGCAGTTGTTGTCCGAGGCGCTTATTTTGTCCGGCCAAATAAGGTTAAAATCAGGATTATACGGCCATGCGGATAATATCGCTGGTTTGGTTATCAGGCAATTATCAGTGTTGCCCATGCGAAAAGATAAATTCAAGATCGCTTTGTTAGGTACCGGTAAAGTAGCCGAACTTTTTTCCAGGTTACCTTTTGATAATATTTTCATCAGTTTTGTCGCGCATAAAAATTTATCCAAGGCAAGATATTTAGCAGGTGAATGCAGAGGTGGCGTCAGCTCTTTCGCAGATTTACCGTATCTGCTTTTAGATGTTGATGCGTTGGTAGCAGCAACTGCCAGCCCGCATTTCGTATTAAGAGAGGATCATTTTATCAGTAGCATAGAAAAACGCACCTCTCCTTTATATATATATGACCTGGCTTTACCAAGGGATATAGACCCGAAAGTAAGTAAGCTAAAAAATGTTATCTTGCGTAACCAGGATGATTTAAAGGCCGAATTTGAGGAACACAATAGGCGCTTAAACAGAAAAATCAGTTTAGCTGAACGGCTGATTGATGAAGTAGCTTACAATTGGCAGGAGAAGACATATGCTTAAGGTAATAAAAGCCGGTTCCCGGCCAAGCCGGCTGGCAATAGAGCAGGTCAAAGAAATACAGTCATTATTGCCTGAGGTTAGGCTCAAACAGGTATCAATAGATACAACAGGAGACCTTGATAAAAATACTCCGTTGTTTTTAAGGGAGGGTTCGGATTTTTTTACAAGGGAGATAGAAAATGCATTAATAATAGGCAAGATTGATGCAGCAATACACAGCGCCAAGGACTTAGAAGTTAATCCTCCGAAAGAGTTGGTTACTGCTGCGATAACAAAATCGATTAGTATATACGACTGCCTGGTTTCGCGCGGTAATTTGCCTTTGGATAAATTGCCAGGAGGCTCCATAGTGGGCACAAGCAGTTTTTCGCGTAAACAGGCTATCATCGGATATCGAAGCGACCTTAAGCCGAAGGATATACGTGGCAACATCGACGAAAGGTTGAAACAGCTGGAAGAAGGAAATTATGATGCTGTTATCATAGCCCATGCAGCGCTGCTTCGCCTGGGTTATCAGGATAAAATAGCGCAGGTTATTCCAACTA from Candidatus Omnitrophota bacterium includes:
- a CDS encoding bifunctional precorrin-2 dehydrogenase/sirohydrochlorin ferrochelatase translates to MNEFYYPIALKIKGKSALVIGGGKIAERKITTLLKFRVRIRVVAPDLTPVLKKHFESGSIVWRRRVVKPQDIKNADIIVAATSDPVVNKKVSRWAKKENILVNVVDEPELSSFISPAILSASRAIVAVYTHGRDPVLSRDLKNFLKENWNGFLSYRSRLQKRIIRETGRSL
- the hemC gene encoding hydroxymethylbilane synthase, with product MLKVIKAGSRPSRLAIEQVKEIQSLLPEVRLKQVSIDTTGDLDKNTPLFLREGSDFFTREIENALIIGKIDAAIHSAKDLEVNPPKELVTAAITKSISIYDCLVSRGNLPLDKLPGGSIVGTSSFSRKQAIIGYRSDLKPKDIRGNIDERLKQLEEGNYDAVIIAHAALLRLGYQDKIAQVIPTNIIKPNPLQGCLAIQVLRTRRDLLELFGRLHAN